cgcttcatagtacagatggacaatgaccccaagcatacatccaaagctacccaggagttcatgagtgccaaaaagtggaacattctgcaatggccaagtcaatctccagatctaaacccaattgagcatgcatttcacttgctcaaatccagacttaagacggaaagacccacaaacaagcaagacctgaaggctgcggctgtaaaggcctggcaaagcattaagaaggaggaaacccagcgtttggtgatgtccatgggttccagacttaaggcagtgattgcctccaaaggatttgcaacaaaatattgaaaataaaaatattttgtttgggttatgtttatttgtccaattacttttgacctcctaaaatgtggagtatttgtaaagaaatgtgtacaattcctacattttctatcagatatttttgttcaacccttcaaattaaacgttacaatctgcacttgaattctgttgtagaggtttcatttcaaatccaatgtggtggcatgcagagcccaactcgcgaaaattgtgtcactgtccaaatatttctggccctaactgtatatatagatatcccataatacacgcccactgtagtcccattggcggtgtctgtttatctagatttttctcctgttaaattttccaccatgtgcacagaaaacgcaaacaaatgcaaaacgcatgaaaaagcgtgaaaacgccatgttttttaaccgcatgcattACCATATGCGTCTAAAAACCGCTGCGTTTGtctgcgttttcatgcggtttttcgTGCGTTTGAGGTTGTGGATTAAacactgcggattctaacgcaaatgtgaaactagccttagatatTTGTCGTACATATTGTTAATACAGTGTCTGCAGCCTGTTATGAATACATAGGCCCCAaatcatcaagactggcattgttcacactggtcttgatgaggggatgtgttacatagtaacatagtaacatagttagtaaggccaaaaaaagacatttgtccatccagttcagcctatattccatcataataaatccccagatctacgtccttctacagaacctaataattgtatcatATGCTTCTGAACAGTGGCGTGCACCCCCATGCACCTTGAATCGAATCTTATTCCAATCAGAGACTGAAGTAAAATTTCTAGCATAAGGGTCGCCACAGCTCGTCATTAATTAGACAAGCTGTGGCGCAGTTGGAGACTAACGTTCAAAATTTTAAAAGATTGTGCAATTTTTTTACTCTAAAAAGGTACAAAATATGTAAAAGACAGGGAAAAAGAGCAGATTTGATTTTGTGCAAAATTTTTCAACTTTTGTGCGCCAATTTATAGAATTTGCCACAAAAAAGGCAGCGAATACCACATGACACAAATGAAGGgctgattcattattgcatttgcgccttattttttctagttttttctttaATTTGTACTTTTTGAATGTCTATTTCAGGGGTGCTggcttgtttgttttattttttcttttttttatgttttccattGTGAGCTGAGTTTGATAATGTTTTtgcctgattcatcaattgcgactttttaaaaGTCACAAAACTTGTCATTAACGTACAATAATCCCCCCCACATAGAGTGATTTTATGTACGATTGATATTTTTGTGGCAAGAAGTCACAAAACAGATGTAAGACAAAAATAAAGGCCTTTTTTGACTATGTGCAAAAATTATGGATCGCAAACACCATATTGAAGTTTTTGGCGCAAAAAACATCAATGAACatcacaagacaaaaaaagaaaagttaagtcacttttcttttttgctttttgtCTTGTGATATTCGCAAATATTGAGTTGGGGACAAAAAGTCACTTAAAAAAAAGGTAGATAAATCTCGATTATTGTGTCTCAATTATCTATTTTAAAATCCTTACTTTTACTGTTAACTGCAGaacctggattttattttttaaactggtaTGGTAAATTCAAATCTGCACTGTGATTGGTAGCTCTGGGCAGTTTTGATAAATCTGCCGCATTGTGCCCAATCCTTAGCTGGATTGGAGATGGGTCTATACTTTTCTTTACAATTAGTGAATATATCGTCTCCTGTTCTCGTATGCGGCTCTATATACTATATTATTTGCATAATTTATCATAATATTTTTTATCAGCAAACATTTCAGTGTTAATAAATCATTTATCAGCTTTATAGGAAGATAAAGTTGTTTCTCACTCCAAAAAGTGCTATTAATCAGCGATAACAAGCTTTATGTATTTGTCAATTCTCTCCTGGCTCTGTGCAGTGACTTATCTAGTGAGTATGAAGGTGGAGCCAGTTATTCCAAGTTATGGCTGTGACCTTTGGGACAAATGCTCCCTGAGATAATACCATTGGTGCCGACAAGAGCAAAGTCTGTGTACATGCCTGCGTAATGCAATTCAGCATGTGACACTACAAAGCTTCCCATGTGGATGATCGACTTCTCTTCTCCTGCTCTAAACAACATGTCTACAAGAACCTGttctccacaggtgacctggtgacCTGTACTCTTATACAATGGGGAAACGGCTTATAGTAACGTTTGGCCTTTGGGCCATAGGTGGCCCACTTGGATTACATCATATTTACCTGGGTAGGGACAGCCATGCCTTGCTTTTGATGCTTACTTTGGGAGGTTTTGGTATGGGATGGATGTGGGACTTTTGGAAGATTCCAGGACTTGTGTCCCAAGCAAATAATCAAGACAAGAAAGCAAACAAAATGAAGGAAGGCACACCACCTGCAAGCTCTATTCGTTTGATGGCGCAGATCACTACTGGCATTTATTTTGGTCTAGTGGCAGCTATTGGATTATCGTCCCTTACCAGTTACTATGTGGTTGCTCTGCCACTTGCTGTTGGTTTGGGTGTCCATCTTGTGGCAAGTGCAGGGGAGCAAACCTCAAACCTGAAGAACACATTGGTAGCTGCTTTCCTGACATCACCAATATTTTATGGCCGTGCCATCTCCATGATCCCAATAAGTCTCACTGCAAGCATCACCTCTCAACAACACCGGAAGTATCGGCAACAGCAACGGAAGGATGAAAATATCAGCTTACGTCTATACCGCCTTGGGCTAGCCTACTTGGCCTTTACTGGCCCGCTGGCTTACAGTGCTCTTATTAACACAAGCCGCACTGTTAGCTATGTGGCTGGATCTATTGGGTCCTTGCTTGATTGGTTGAGCTTTTTCCCCAGCCTGAGTGCATTGATGGAAAGAATTCTCTTATTGCCATACAGGGTCTGGGGGCTTTTTACAGGAGGAGGTTTCCATGATCATTACTTTAAAGAATGGGAAAAAATTTATGAGTTTGTGGCTAGTTTCCAGAATGAAAAAGAAGAGATGGCCTGTAAGGTAAGAAATTACcatattttatcattattataATCCATGTTTTATAGAATAATTTCCTATAAAGGTTTTTCTTTTATCTCAATATGTTTTATTACAATatgccaatcataaaaaaaagAATACCACTTTGTCAATTGCAGTTGTAATACAAACACCAGCATAAGGGAAAAAATGTGAATAGTCTACAATTAAAAAATAGAGGGCTTGATAACTGTAGATTATATAAAATTCTTTCTATAATGTAAATGCAATAAATAATGTGGCAAAAGGCATTGGTTGTTACCTGTCAGATATGCACAAAATAGTATACAAAATTTGGAAAACATAAAAATAGGTCaaagaagacatcaaagcatcaagagagaaaatgtaaaaaaaaaagtgcacaaaaaaacAAATGGGTGGGAACACGTGTCAATGTCTGAGACAGAACTCTGAAAAGCTATCACATATCTCAACCAAATAAAATGTGGCTATAATAGGCTAAGGGCATGTGCAGATGACCATTTACATTGAACGAGTGCTCTCTGTAGTTTTGACTGTTAGGACGCGTACCCATGTTCTATTCTGTGATTTCCTCCTTGTAACTTTGGTTACTTCCAATTCTAACAATATACAATCcactaaagggacactgtcacctgaatttggagggaacaatcttcagccatggtggcggggtttttgattcaccctttccttacccgctggctgcatgctggctgcaatattgaagttcattctctgtcctccgtagtagatgcctgcacaaggtgcaatctt
The Ranitomeya imitator isolate aRanImi1 chromosome 3, aRanImi1.pri, whole genome shotgun sequence genome window above contains:
- the DNAJC22 gene encoding dnaJ homolog subfamily C member 22 — protein: MGKRLIVTFGLWAIGGPLGLHHIYLGRDSHALLLMLTLGGFGMGWMWDFWKIPGLVSQANNQDKKANKMKEGTPPASSIRLMAQITTGIYFGLVAAIGLSSLTSYYVVALPLAVGLGVHLVASAGEQTSNLKNTLVAAFLTSPIFYGRAISMIPISLTASITSQQHRKYRQQQRKDENISLRLYRLGLAYLAFTGPLAYSALINTSRTVSYVAGSIGSLLDWLSFFPSLSALMERILLLPYRVWGLFTGGGFHDHYFKEWEKIYEFVASFQNEKEEMACKILEVSSDATMEEINRHYRDLVKMWHPDHNQHRPTEAEKHFIEIQTAYETLAHLWKMKNRKQ